In Candidatus Nitrosarchaeum limnium SFB1, the following proteins share a genomic window:
- a CDS encoding magnesium and cobalt transport protein CorA, which yields MNNTLGVIINRLSIGFLFAILYQVVVATATYVLSIPLTGNISDLFLGIKKADSEGILLISWWVISTVIITIISLIIVKHKQYFSIYKNEKHIEIPPKISLITIIVVGSVISFMFFLMDSVIGLFATNTASDVQAIYESALTGNFVPLYLSILFSILTGFIIVGVSAKTSSVSKITKDFRVDNIHHLSRLLSKKNSKRATMTDTIGLRPGALVHIGEKKVENVRIDLIEYDEKNITEIKDASIENCLESKNKLNVSWINIIGVHDPHTIEKFGNAFGVHPLHQANIMNTELRPSIEFYEDYIFLMLKMPHFNEQTGKIELEQISFFISEHHLLTFQEIEADFFDQIRKRLRENVGRIRKSETDYLGYVLLDAIIDSYFLVLEKISDISENLEDELMVNPTPKTLHTLQFLKRQMILLRKSIWPAREVLDNLQRNQTPLIHDETKTYLRDVYNHVIQVIDTTEGLRDVVGSLLDTYLSSLSNKMNEVMKTLTVIASIFIPITFIAGVYGTNFDYIPELSWSGSYFVMIGVMATIVIIMLGWFKKRKWIFT from the coding sequence TTGAATAATACTTTAGGTGTGATCATTAACCGTCTTTCCATAGGATTTCTTTTTGCAATATTATATCAAGTAGTTGTAGCTACCGCTACGTATGTTTTATCGATTCCATTAACTGGAAATATCTCTGATCTTTTTTTAGGTATTAAAAAAGCTGATTCTGAAGGTATTTTGTTAATATCTTGGTGGGTGATCTCTACTGTGATCATCACTATAATCTCATTGATTATAGTAAAACACAAACAATATTTTTCAATCTATAAGAATGAAAAACACATTGAGATTCCACCAAAGATTTCTTTAATCACAATTATTGTTGTGGGTTCTGTGATTTCTTTTATGTTCTTTTTGATGGATTCTGTCATTGGTCTTTTTGCTACAAATACAGCTTCTGACGTTCAGGCAATTTATGAATCCGCACTAACTGGAAACTTTGTTCCGTTATACTTGAGTATTTTATTTTCAATACTAACAGGATTTATCATAGTTGGAGTCTCTGCAAAAACATCTAGTGTTTCAAAAATCACAAAAGATTTTAGAGTTGATAACATTCATCATCTTTCTAGACTATTAAGCAAAAAAAATTCTAAAAGAGCAACGATGACTGATACAATTGGTCTTCGTCCTGGAGCACTAGTTCACATTGGAGAAAAAAAAGTAGAAAATGTACGAATAGATTTGATAGAGTATGATGAAAAAAACATAACTGAAATCAAAGATGCATCTATTGAAAATTGTTTAGAGTCTAAAAATAAATTAAATGTTTCTTGGATAAACATTATTGGAGTTCATGATCCTCACACAATTGAAAAATTTGGTAATGCGTTTGGTGTGCATCCTTTACATCAAGCAAACATAATGAATACCGAATTGAGACCTTCGATTGAATTCTATGAAGACTATATTTTTTTAATGTTGAAAATGCCTCACTTTAATGAACAAACTGGAAAAATAGAACTTGAACAGATCTCATTTTTTATATCTGAACATCATCTTTTAACATTTCAAGAAATAGAAGCTGATTTCTTTGATCAAATCCGTAAAAGACTACGTGAAAATGTTGGACGAATCAGAAAATCTGAAACTGATTATCTTGGATATGTTCTACTTGATGCAATAATTGATAGTTATTTTTTGGTTTTAGAGAAAATAAGTGACATATCAGAAAACTTGGAAGATGAATTAATGGTTAACCCAACTCCGAAGACTCTGCATACACTTCAATTTTTAAAACGTCAAATGATTTTACTACGCAAATCTATCTGGCCAGCTAGAGAAGTATTGGATAATCTACAACGTAATCAAACACCATTAATTCATGATGAAACAAAAACCTACTTGCGTGATGTTTACAACCATGTTATTCAGGTAATTGATACTACTGAAGGTCTAAGAGATGTTGTGGGCAGTTTACTTGACACTTATCTTTCTAGTCTAAGTAATAAAATGAATGAGGTGATGAAAACTCTAACTGTGATTGCCAGTATTTTTATTCCTATTACCTTCATTGCTGGAGTTTATGGGACTAATTTTGATTATATTCCTGAATTATCTTGGAGTGGGAGTTATTTTGTCATGATAGGGGTAATGGCTACCATTGTAATTATCATGCTTGGTTGGTTTAAGAAAAGAAAATGGATCTTTACATGA
- a CDS encoding chromosome segregation and condensation protein ScpA yields MSEEQSPESISQAPVNILFNPNSVAKKDVWDIDLIQILNLLIKILEKTGKKDLRVAGMAALSSSLIYRMKVESIFALQRAAMEKKPIRQRTDVDIELIDIPYRHESTYPVSLDDLLGLLQNLIGTIANPQSRRNKLEIEPIEAPDFQEYFISLENIIGKYEDLIIKKISDVGFGMLQEIIKDLDAVDSIRCFFAILFLARDEKVDLEQINDDIKIILIKEKLTI; encoded by the coding sequence GTGAGTGAAGAGCAATCTCCTGAAAGCATTTCGCAAGCACCAGTAAATATCCTGTTTAATCCAAATTCAGTCGCAAAAAAAGATGTGTGGGATATCGATCTTATTCAAATTTTGAATTTATTAATAAAAATTCTTGAAAAAACTGGAAAAAAAGATCTGCGAGTTGCAGGTATGGCAGCATTGTCATCATCATTAATCTACAGAATGAAAGTAGAAAGTATTTTTGCATTACAACGAGCCGCGATGGAGAAAAAACCAATCAGACAAAGAACAGATGTAGACATTGAGTTAATAGACATACCATACAGACATGAATCCACTTATCCGGTTTCCTTAGATGATTTGTTAGGTTTGTTACAAAATTTGATTGGAACAATTGCCAATCCACAATCAAGAAGGAACAAACTAGAGATTGAACCAATTGAAGCACCTGATTTTCAGGAATATTTTATTTCACTTGAGAACATTATTGGAAAGTACGAAGATTTGATAATAAAGAAAATTTCAGATGTGGGATTCGGAATGCTTCAAGAAATAATTAAAGATCTTGATGCAGTAGATTCTATCAGATGCTTTTTTGCCATATTATTTTTAGCAAGAGATGAAAAAGTCGACTTAGAACAAATAAACGATGATATCAAAATAATTCTAATAAAAGAGAAGTTAACAATCTGA
- a CDS encoding translation initiation factor eIF-1A, with amino-acid sequence MPVMSLMGKRQVKNESDLKEMRLPEEGELFGRVLKMLGGENVMVKCTDGVTRRGRIRGKLKRRVWIRDNDIVIIAPWDFKENERGDIVWRFTLPQVEWLKDNDHIPKDF; translated from the coding sequence ATGCCTGTAATGAGTCTCATGGGCAAGCGCCAAGTAAAAAATGAAAGCGATTTAAAAGAAATGCGTTTACCCGAAGAGGGTGAGCTCTTTGGTAGGGTGCTTAAAATGCTTGGAGGCGAAAATGTTATGGTAAAATGCACAGATGGTGTTACTAGACGGGGTAGAATTAGAGGAAAATTGAAAAGAAGAGTTTGGATTCGAGATAACGATATTGTGATTATCGCCCCTTGGGATTTTAAAGAAAATGAACGTGGTGATATTGTTTGGAGATTTACCTTGCCTCAAGTGGAGTGGTTAAAAGATAATGACCACATTCCAAAAGATTTCTAA
- a CDS encoding hypothetical protein (hypothetical protein Nmar_0528): protein MSSDNIESLYFVTGTFSNESKPYFSDSSNHYILAKFKDSKFIEDELSKHNQEKTSFVFNIKDELFQREVLGQTNFVTVYYLEYGEYDEDLQQVADILLKRDKISIGGLGHMSTFCTTPSKFTFPYSENIVVIEVASEKGHQSVKKYCDQTKRDVNRKGLTMTNLLSLSILEKLK, encoded by the coding sequence ATGTCTTCAGATAACATTGAATCCCTTTATTTTGTAACTGGAACTTTTTCTAATGAAAGTAAACCCTATTTTTCTGATTCGTCTAATCATTATATTTTAGCGAAATTCAAAGATAGTAAATTCATTGAAGATGAATTATCCAAGCATAATCAGGAAAAAACATCCTTTGTTTTCAATATTAAAGATGAATTATTTCAAAGAGAAGTTTTGGGACAAACCAATTTTGTTACTGTCTACTATTTGGAATATGGAGAGTATGATGAGGACTTGCAACAAGTGGCAGATATCTTGTTGAAAAGAGACAAGATTTCAATTGGTGGGTTAGGTCACATGTCTACTTTTTGTACAACCCCTTCAAAATTTACTTTTCCATACTCTGAGAATATTGTTGTAATTGAAGTTGCAAGTGAAAAAGGTCATCAAAGTGTAAAAAAGTATTGTGATCAAACTAAACGTGATGTTAATAGAAAAGGGCTTACAATGACTAATTTATTGAGTCTTTCAATTCTAGAAAAGCTAAAGTAG
- a CDS encoding hypothetical protein (hypothetical protein Nmar_0525): MEFNCIQDCSQCCIEREYYPTKKFGKIGVLILPEEKERIENLAKVNKLKIIILPRIGVSEKGESGPSKILAYQLMGIEKNGNTCPFLDTETSTKSPHGGFPCKIYDKRPLACMTYPLLESDPIKLDQKCKFCKEHGTADQNLNSEIESLLKIKMKMITNAPHIWRYATGVGEESDKVQIQTGWILEE; encoded by the coding sequence GTGGAGTTTAACTGTATTCAAGATTGCTCTCAGTGTTGCATTGAAAGAGAATACTATCCTACTAAAAAATTTGGAAAGATTGGAGTATTGATACTGCCAGAAGAAAAAGAAAGAATAGAAAACCTTGCAAAAGTAAATAAATTGAAAATTATAATTTTACCAAGAATAGGAGTATCTGAAAAAGGAGAATCAGGACCTAGTAAAATTTTAGCTTATCAATTAATGGGGATAGAAAAAAATGGCAACACATGTCCATTTTTAGATACAGAAACATCAACTAAGTCACCCCACGGAGGATTTCCATGTAAGATTTACGATAAAAGACCCTTGGCATGTATGACTTACCCATTACTTGAATCTGACCCAATTAAACTGGATCAAAAATGTAAATTTTGCAAGGAACATGGCACAGCAGATCAAAATTTAAACTCTGAAATTGAATCACTACTTAAAATAAAGATGAAAATGATTACAAATGCGCCACATATTTGGAGATATGCCACAGGGGTTGGAGAAGAATCAGATAAAGTCCAAATACAGACAGGATGGATTCTAGAAGAATGA
- a CDS encoding ABC-type transport system involved in Fe-S cluster assembly, ATPase component has protein sequence MAVLKPKISILDEPDSGLDIDAVQAVAKAISQVSGKDATVIVITHYARILKFLDKLDFVHVFARGQILKTGDASLADKLESEGYDWVLEQKV, from the coding sequence ATGGCTGTGTTAAAACCAAAAATTTCAATTCTAGATGAACCAGATTCAGGATTAGATATTGATGCAGTTCAAGCAGTTGCAAAGGCAATAAGCCAAGTATCAGGTAAGGATGCAACCGTGATTGTAATTACCCACTATGCAAGAATTTTAAAATTCTTAGATAAGTTAGACTTTGTTCATGTTTTTGCAAGAGGTCAAATATTAAAAACTGGTGATGCATCTCTAGCAGATAAACTAGAAAGCGAAGGATACGATTGGGTTTTAGAACAAAAAGTGTAA
- a CDS encoding zinc finger TFIIB-type domain-containing protein, protein MNILQTQSCPECQASLVDDIQNGEIICSGCGVVVAEQMVDYGPETKSANLEDRMKLARATGQTTYSQHDLGITTEISISTKDFSGKTINHQVANQMHNLRKWQQRVRVSSPRERRLANVLSKLGETCDGLNLSKNVLETASMIYRNLDGHVEVKGKSVASITAATIYMACKQCDVVRSLEEICRGICAPKDVKSKTKLAAKYYRTMVMEMGHVNAPVVTMDKYISKIANMTQTEVRVERLALEIAEKTKGSSIADGKAPNGIAAAYLYVASVLLGQNVLQRDVSSIAGVTEVTIRNRCKEILTYYKLKITLRPSLAKF, encoded by the coding sequence ATGAACATATTACAAACACAAAGCTGTCCTGAATGTCAAGCATCTCTAGTAGATGATATTCAGAATGGTGAAATAATCTGCTCTGGTTGCGGCGTAGTAGTTGCAGAACAGATGGTAGATTATGGTCCAGAAACAAAAAGTGCAAATCTCGAAGATAGAATGAAGCTAGCAAGAGCCACAGGACAAACAACTTATTCTCAACATGATTTGGGGATAACAACTGAGATATCAATTAGTACAAAAGACTTCAGTGGAAAAACAATCAACCACCAAGTTGCAAATCAAATGCACAATCTCAGAAAATGGCAACAGCGAGTACGTGTTTCCTCACCAAGAGAAAGAAGATTAGCAAATGTTTTATCAAAATTAGGTGAAACATGTGATGGTCTAAACCTTTCAAAAAATGTCTTGGAGACGGCTTCTATGATATACAGAAACTTGGATGGACATGTCGAAGTAAAGGGAAAATCAGTAGCAAGTATTACAGCAGCTACAATTTACATGGCATGCAAACAATGTGATGTGGTAAGATCACTAGAAGAAATTTGTAGAGGGATATGTGCACCAAAAGATGTCAAGTCAAAAACAAAACTTGCAGCAAAATACTATAGAACTATGGTAATGGAAATGGGACATGTGAATGCCCCAGTTGTTACTATGGACAAATACATCTCAAAGATAGCAAACATGACTCAAACAGAAGTCAGAGTTGAAAGACTTGCCTTGGAAATAGCAGAAAAAACCAAAGGCAGTAGCATTGCAGATGGAAAAGCTCCAAATGGAATTGCAGCAGCATATCTTTATGTTGCGTCAGTTTTGCTTGGACAAAATGTCCTTCAAAGGGACGTATCAAGCATTGCAGGCGTTACAGAAGTCACTATCAGAAATAGATGTAAAGAGATTCTCACATATTACAAACTCAAAATTACTTTGAGACCATCTCTGGCCAAATTTTAA
- a CDS encoding translation initiation factor eIF-5A translates to MSKPADLGSLKIGSYILLPVSDQPDGEPCRIVEYDTSKPGKHGAAKARIVGVGVFDGQKRPHVGPVSMQVHIPLIDKRTGQVISIIGETIQIMDSETFETIDVTLIDEEINGTVANGQNVEYWNVMGRIKIMRIKS, encoded by the coding sequence ATGAGTAAGCCCGCAGATCTTGGTTCATTGAAAATTGGCTCCTACATTTTATTGCCAGTATCTGATCAACCTGATGGTGAGCCATGTAGAATTGTTGAATATGATACATCAAAACCAGGTAAACACGGTGCAGCCAAAGCTAGAATTGTAGGAGTAGGTGTATTTGATGGTCAGAAAAGACCCCATGTAGGACCTGTAAGTATGCAAGTCCATATCCCACTGATAGATAAGAGAACAGGTCAGGTCATTTCAATAATTGGAGAGACAATCCAAATAATGGATTCTGAAACCTTTGAAACTATTGATGTCACTTTAATTGATGAAGAGATTAACGGTACAGTGGCAAATGGTCAAAACGTAGAATATTGGAACGTTATGGGTCGAATCAAAATTATGCGTATTAAAAGTTAG
- a CDS encoding 30S ribosomal protein S8e yields the protein MRKSVENLATSKITGGRRKPARIRRKSEIDRYPNEPVIGAQVTITRRVRGNNTKTALKTIDFVNVSSGDSKVKKLKILKVISNATNNDYQRRGIITKGAILETEQGNCRVVSKPGQSGTVNAVLIK from the coding sequence GTGCGAAAATCAGTAGAAAATCTTGCAACAAGTAAAATTACAGGGGGTAGAAGAAAACCAGCAAGAATTAGAAGAAAATCTGAAATAGATAGATATCCAAATGAACCCGTAATAGGAGCACAAGTTACCATAACAAGAAGAGTTAGAGGCAACAATACAAAAACAGCTTTGAAAACTATTGATTTTGTAAATGTATCTTCAGGGGATTCTAAAGTAAAGAAATTAAAAATTCTCAAAGTAATTAGTAATGCGACAAACAATGATTATCAAAGAAGAGGGATCATTACAAAAGGTGCAATTCTTGAAACAGAGCAAGGAAATTGCAGAGTTGTTTCTAAACCAGGACAGTCAGGTACAGTAAACGCAGTTCTAATAAAGTGA
- a CDS encoding chromosome segregation and condensation protein ScpB: protein MTKIDSNSESTARIEAALYSAGRPLKIEELIRASGTESRTKTYELLNEIMKKTKSAFKALEVVTLPDGSYVFQLKPEYSSTIKRYASKPILPNATLKTLSYIAYMQPISSKQLVETRGSGVYEHLKELRQLDFITHQNVGRLKIYNTTEKFQKYFGIQGDVENLKQRLFSKVRKTAKMSESNPTPEMISKLN from the coding sequence TTGACAAAAATCGATTCAAACTCAGAATCAACTGCAAGGATTGAAGCAGCCCTTTATTCTGCTGGAAGACCACTAAAAATAGAAGAATTAATCAGAGCTTCAGGCACAGAATCACGAACAAAGACATATGAATTATTAAATGAAATAATGAAAAAAACAAAGTCTGCCTTCAAAGCACTTGAGGTAGTAACTCTTCCTGATGGCTCATATGTATTTCAATTAAAACCTGAATACAGTTCAACTATCAAGAGATATGCATCAAAACCAATTCTTCCAAATGCAACACTAAAAACATTATCATATATTGCATACATGCAACCAATTTCATCAAAACAACTTGTAGAAACAAGAGGATCTGGAGTTTATGAGCACCTCAAAGAATTACGACAATTAGATTTCATTACACACCAAAATGTAGGGAGATTAAAAATTTACAACACAACGGAGAAATTCCAAAAATACTTTGGAATACAGGGAGATGTTGAAAATCTCAAACAAAGACTATTTTCAAAGGTAAGAAAAACTGCAAAGATGTCAGAGTCAAACCCAACTCCTGAAATGATCTCCAAGCTAAACTAA
- a CDS encoding signal recognition particle, subunit SRP19 (SRP19): MKDYEHVVIWLDYFNKTLPRAKGRKLEKEKCVFDPSLKELTEAAQAAGFQITETDEKVRFPKRPYVRSGYIVLPKEYTKTKILNKISEKLVSKRAKQTK; the protein is encoded by the coding sequence ATGAAAGATTACGAGCATGTCGTAATCTGGTTGGATTATTTTAACAAAACACTTCCTAGAGCAAAGGGAAGAAAATTAGAAAAAGAAAAATGTGTTTTTGACCCATCATTAAAAGAATTAACAGAAGCTGCACAAGCAGCAGGATTTCAAATCACAGAGACAGATGAGAAAGTAAGATTTCCTAAAAGACCCTATGTAAGGTCAGGATACATAGTGTTGCCAAAAGAATATACAAAGACAAAAATTCTTAACAAAATTTCAGAAAAATTAGTTTCAAAAAGAGCCAAGCAAACAAAATAA
- a CDS encoding cold-shock DNA-binding domain-containing protein — translation MEQGTVKWFNRTKGFGFIERESGDDLFVHKSDVDGFINEGDKVEFEVGQGQKGPAAQKVKKTA, via the coding sequence ATGGAACAAGGCACAGTTAAGTGGTTCAACCGCACTAAAGGCTTTGGTTTTATCGAAAGAGAATCTGGTGACGATCTATTTGTTCACAAATCAGATGTTGATGGATTCATCAATGAAGGCGATAAAGTCGAGTTTGAAGTCGGTCAAGGTCAAAAAGGACCAGCTGCTCAAAAAGTCAAAAAAACAGCATAG
- a CDS encoding transcription regulator: MSDDAWSNLDKVDQKIIEILNSNARTPSKEIADELKKSGHDVSDRTIRKRIERLEKSGIIKGYKAVLTDVSGINEYQAILMKIKPSKSLEMVKNSIKDFIIKLDNYLMVSNMEGEWNMLVIIQIDSAKSNTSQKIVEKFSEELTDYRINEIDIKNVNILNMSLLLL, translated from the coding sequence ATGAGTGATGATGCATGGTCAAATTTGGATAAGGTAGACCAAAAAATTATAGAAATTCTCAACAGTAATGCAAGAACTCCATCAAAAGAGATTGCAGATGAATTAAAAAAATCAGGTCATGATGTGTCAGATAGAACAATCCGTAAAAGAATAGAAAGACTTGAAAAAAGTGGCATCATCAAAGGTTACAAAGCAGTATTAACAGATGTTTCAGGGATTAATGAATATCAAGCAATATTGATGAAAATAAAGCCATCAAAATCATTGGAGATGGTCAAGAATTCAATTAAAGACTTTATCATAAAACTAGACAATTATCTCATGGTATCAAATATGGAGGGAGAATGGAATATGTTAGTAATAATTCAAATAGATTCAGCAAAATCCAATACATCTCAAAAAATTGTTGAGAAGTTTTCAGAGGAATTAACAGACTATAGAATCAACGAGATTGATATTAAAAATGTGAATATTTTGAACATGTCATTATTATTGTTATAA
- a CDS encoding hypothetical protein (hypothetical protein Nmar_0518), which translates to MHLAGSGRVIIQLTGKLAEGQILCDETGTKVAKVMELIGPIKRPFASATPLTNNIKKYIGKSVFTFDHSPANTQKFRRRRK; encoded by the coding sequence ATGCACTTAGCCGGTAGCGGCAGAGTGATAATTCAGTTGACTGGTAAGTTAGCTGAAGGACAGATACTCTGTGACGAGACGGGAACTAAAGTTGCTAAAGTAATGGAACTAATAGGTCCAATAAAAAGACCGTTTGCGTCAGCAACTCCGTTAACTAACAACATCAAAAAATACATTGGCAAAAGTGTTTTCACGTTTGATCATTCTCCTGCTAATACACAAAAATTTAGGAGAAGAAGAAAATGA
- a CDS encoding hypothetical protein (hypothetical protein Nmar_0946), translated as MANYTAQVNSIHKKFADSLKKAKTRQSLNKAYSTHKKEHEKLLKSHLAEEMRQIKKIKAKLD; from the coding sequence ATGGCAAATTACACTGCACAAGTGAATTCAATACACAAAAAATTTGCAGATTCACTAAAAAAAGCAAAAACAAGACAAAGTCTAAACAAAGCATACAGTACTCATAAAAAAGAGCATGAGAAATTACTCAAAAGTCATCTTGCTGAAGAAATGAGACAAATCAAAAAAATCAAAGCAAAGTTAGACTAG
- a CDS encoding ABC-type transport system involved in Fe-S cluster assembly, ATPase component — protein MAVLEIRDLHVKREGKEILKGVNLKTGPGEVHAIMGPNGSGKSTLAYTLLAHPKYEVTQGDILLDGESILDLSADERAKKGLFLGFQYPTEVSGVGFSHFLRTAYNSLSKAHREKTERYSSQ, from the coding sequence ATGGCAGTTCTAGAGATTAGAGATCTTCATGTAAAACGTGAAGGTAAAGAAATTCTCAAAGGAGTTAATTTGAAAACAGGTCCAGGAGAAGTACATGCCATTATGGGTCCTAACGGTTCTGGGAAAAGCACTTTAGCATACACATTACTTGCACATCCAAAATACGAGGTTACACAAGGAGACATTTTACTTGATGGTGAAAGCATCTTAGATTTATCAGCAGATGAACGCGCAAAAAAGGGATTATTTTTAGGATTCCAGTATCCAACAGAAGTATCAGGAGTGGGATTCTCACATTTTCTCAGAACTGCATACAATTCATTGAGCAAGGCACACAGGGAGAAGACAGAGAGGTATTCATCACAGTAA
- a CDS encoding alcohol dehydrogenase, whose protein sequence is MKSARITGPNEPIKIVEMETPHATGNQVMVKVKSVGVCHSDLHLWEGGYDLGDGKFMKVTDRGVKYPVTPGHEIVGTVQELGDSVQGISKGDQVLVYPWIGCGQCPACKVGNENLCDTPKSLGVFQDGGYSDYSLVPHYKYLAKLDGVDPDSATSLACSGLTAYSAIKKSNQNSPEFLVIIGAGGLGLMGVQIAKSITKSKIICVDLDDQKLEIAKEMGADFVINSKDSEATQKIIAICNGKGADSVVDFVNAPPTAKMGLAVLRKRGNLVLVGLFGGSMELSLVTIPLKSIIIQGAYTGNYHDMVELLDLARKGTINPMISKRYSLDNANSALEDLKARKIVGRAVINP, encoded by the coding sequence ATGAAATCAGCTAGAATCACTGGTCCTAATGAACCAATAAAGATTGTAGAAATGGAGACCCCTCACGCTACGGGTAATCAGGTAATGGTTAAAGTAAAATCTGTAGGTGTATGCCATAGCGATTTGCATCTTTGGGAGGGCGGGTATGATCTGGGTGATGGAAAATTCATGAAAGTTACTGATCGAGGCGTAAAATATCCTGTTACTCCTGGACACGAAATAGTTGGCACTGTCCAAGAATTAGGAGATAGTGTTCAAGGTATTTCAAAAGGTGATCAAGTTTTAGTTTATCCATGGATTGGATGTGGTCAATGCCCTGCATGTAAAGTTGGAAATGAAAATTTATGTGATACGCCAAAGTCACTTGGTGTTTTTCAAGACGGTGGATATTCTGATTATTCTCTTGTACCACATTACAAATATTTAGCAAAATTAGATGGAGTTGATCCAGACTCTGCCACATCATTAGCTTGTTCTGGTTTGACTGCATACTCTGCAATCAAAAAATCAAATCAAAACTCTCCTGAATTTCTTGTAATAATTGGAGCTGGCGGTTTAGGTTTAATGGGTGTCCAAATTGCAAAATCTATTACCAAATCAAAAATAATCTGTGTAGATCTTGATGATCAAAAATTGGAAATAGCAAAAGAGATGGGCGCTGATTTTGTAATAAATTCTAAAGATTCTGAAGCAACTCAAAAAATCATAGCCATTTGTAATGGTAAAGGTGCTGACAGTGTTGTTGATTTTGTTAATGCTCCGCCAACTGCAAAAATGGGATTGGCAGTTCTAAGAAAAAGAGGAAATCTTGTATTGGTTGGTTTGTTTGGAGGCTCCATGGAGTTATCCCTCGTCACCATTCCTCTAAAATCTATTATAATTCAAGGTGCGTATACTGGAAATTATCATGATATGGTTGAGCTATTAGATCTTGCAAGAAAAGGAACCATTAATCCAATGATTTCAAAACGATATTCTCTTGATAATGCCAATTCAGCTTTGGAAGATCTTAAAGCACGTAAAATAGTTGGGCGTGCCGTAATTAATCCATAG